In Manis pentadactyla isolate mManPen7 chromosome 11, mManPen7.hap1, whole genome shotgun sequence, one DNA window encodes the following:
- the FAM219B gene encoding protein FAM219B isoform X5 — translation MATAGAGRQAARASVPRPQPGGAPGRAAGAAGVPTGARSSGVRRLGERTPGAVEKRGPYMVTRAPSLQAKPQKHRDLAKAVLRRKRVLGASPSRPDSPGKRSVKFNKGYTALSQSPDENLVSLDSDSDEELETRYSSGYSSAEASPERLSAWGQAAGSFTATAKCLCGAYCMHSTVPNFW, via the exons ATGGCTACCGCGGGAGCCGGCAGGCAGGCCGCGCGGGCTTCTGTCCCGCGACCTCAGCCGGGCGGGGCCCCGGGCCGCGCGGCGGGAGCTGCTGGGGTGCCCACCGGGGCGAGAAGCAGCGGAGTTCGGCGGCTGGGGGAGCGGACCCCGGGGGCTGTGGAGAAGCGGGGGCCGTACATGGTGACGCGTGCGCCTTCCCTTCAGGCCAAGCCGC AGAAGCACCGAGACCTGGCCAAGGCGGTTCTGCGGAGAAAACGCGTGCTGGGGGCCTCGCCCAGCCGCCCCGACTCTCCAGGGAAAAG GTCAGTGAAGTTTAACAAAGGCTATACTGCTCTTAGTCAGAGTCCGGATGAAAACCTGGTGTCCCTCGACTCTGACAG TGATGAGGAGCTGGAAACCAGATATTCCTCCGGGTATTCCTCTGCAGAGGCAAGTCCAGAGCGCCTTTCTGCATGGGGCCAGGCTGCAGGCAGCTTCACCGCCACTGCCAAGTGTTTGTGTGGTGCCTACTGTatgcacagcactgtgccaaacTTCTG
- the FAM219B gene encoding protein FAM219B isoform X4: MATAGAGRQAARASVPRPQPGGAPGRAAGAAGVPTGARSSGVRRLGERTPGAVEKRGPYMVTRAPSLQAKPQKHRDLAKAVLRRKRVLGASPSRPDSPGKRSVKFNKGYTALSQSPDENLVSLDSDSDEELETRYSSGYSSAEASPERLSAWGQAAGSFTATAKCLCGAYCMHSTVPNFCR, from the exons ATGGCTACCGCGGGAGCCGGCAGGCAGGCCGCGCGGGCTTCTGTCCCGCGACCTCAGCCGGGCGGGGCCCCGGGCCGCGCGGCGGGAGCTGCTGGGGTGCCCACCGGGGCGAGAAGCAGCGGAGTTCGGCGGCTGGGGGAGCGGACCCCGGGGGCTGTGGAGAAGCGGGGGCCGTACATGGTGACGCGTGCGCCTTCCCTTCAGGCCAAGCCGC AGAAGCACCGAGACCTGGCCAAGGCGGTTCTGCGGAGAAAACGCGTGCTGGGGGCCTCGCCCAGCCGCCCCGACTCTCCAGGGAAAAG GTCAGTGAAGTTTAACAAAGGCTATACTGCTCTTAGTCAGAGTCCGGATGAAAACCTGGTGTCCCTCGACTCTGACAG TGATGAGGAGCTGGAAACCAGATATTCCTCCGGGTATTCCTCTGCAGAGGCAAGTCCAGAGCGCCTTTCTGCATGGGGCCAGGCTGCAGGCAGCTTCACCGCCACTGCCAAGTGTTTGTGTGGTGCCTACTGTatgcacagcactgtgccaaacTTCTG
- the FAM219B gene encoding protein FAM219B isoform X3 gives MATAGAGRQAARASVPRPQPGGAPGRAAGAAGVPTGARSSGVRRLGERTPGAVEKRGPYMVTRAPSLQAKPQKHRDLAKAVLRRKRVLGASPSRPDSPGKRSVKFNKGYTALSQSPDENLVSLDSDSDEELETRYSSGYSSAEASPERLSAWGQAAGSFTATAKCLCGAYCMHSTVPNFWSVFQSSTLPLPPAEV, from the exons ATGGCTACCGCGGGAGCCGGCAGGCAGGCCGCGCGGGCTTCTGTCCCGCGACCTCAGCCGGGCGGGGCCCCGGGCCGCGCGGCGGGAGCTGCTGGGGTGCCCACCGGGGCGAGAAGCAGCGGAGTTCGGCGGCTGGGGGAGCGGACCCCGGGGGCTGTGGAGAAGCGGGGGCCGTACATGGTGACGCGTGCGCCTTCCCTTCAGGCCAAGCCGC AGAAGCACCGAGACCTGGCCAAGGCGGTTCTGCGGAGAAAACGCGTGCTGGGGGCCTCGCCCAGCCGCCCCGACTCTCCAGGGAAAAG GTCAGTGAAGTTTAACAAAGGCTATACTGCTCTTAGTCAGAGTCCGGATGAAAACCTGGTGTCCCTCGACTCTGACAG TGATGAGGAGCTGGAAACCAGATATTCCTCCGGGTATTCCTCTGCAGAGGCAAGTCCAGAGCGCCTTTCTGCATGGGGCCAGGCTGCAGGCAGCTTCACCGCCACTGCCAAGTGTTTGTGTGGTGCCTACTGTatgcacagcactgtgccaaacTTCTGGTCTGTTTTCCAGTCTTCtactctgcctcttcccccagcAGAGGTATAG